A genomic segment from Alkalilimnicola ehrlichii MLHE-1 encodes:
- a CDS encoding M28 family peptidase, protein MPNHAIPPPWVRPMPEAQFQLMRRILAAPSPVGLEAAMTEGVLCPHFRSFAPESWQLQRFQGHAGIVLDTHPGDDERFRLMIVGHADKIRLQVRSIGDDGKVWINSDGFLPATLIGHEVRLFTENPGRPGHYRVIDGGTVEALGAIHFAEPELRSGEKGVKKEQLYLELQVHGDDRKAQVEHLGVRPGDTLLLNRPIRRGFSPNTFYGAYLDNGLGSFVTAEAARLLVEAGAPASIRVLFAIAGYEEIGCFGSRVLAAHYRPDALIAVDVEHDYRAAPQVSDRRLPPLEMGKGFSLSVGSIVSEQLNQVIEEGARSRGIPSQRDVVGPDTGTDGMAGVLANVDCAAASVGIPIRNMHTISETGHTSDVLAALHGVVEAALALDAAGTDPEALRRRFREHHPRLDQAAPLRHPGPA, encoded by the coding sequence ATGCCCAACCACGCCATTCCGCCACCCTGGGTCCGGCCCATGCCCGAGGCGCAGTTTCAGCTCATGCGCCGGATCCTTGCAGCGCCCAGCCCCGTGGGACTGGAGGCGGCCATGACGGAGGGCGTGCTCTGCCCCCATTTCCGCTCCTTTGCCCCAGAGAGCTGGCAACTGCAGCGGTTCCAGGGACACGCCGGTATCGTGCTGGACACCCATCCCGGTGACGACGAGCGCTTCCGGCTCATGATTGTCGGTCACGCCGACAAGATCCGCCTGCAGGTCCGGAGTATCGGCGACGACGGCAAGGTCTGGATCAACAGCGACGGCTTTCTGCCCGCCACCCTGATCGGCCACGAGGTGCGCCTGTTCACCGAGAACCCCGGCCGTCCGGGCCACTACCGGGTGATCGACGGGGGCACGGTGGAGGCCCTCGGCGCCATCCACTTCGCCGAGCCGGAGCTGCGCAGTGGCGAAAAGGGGGTGAAGAAAGAACAGCTCTACCTGGAGCTGCAGGTGCACGGCGATGACCGCAAGGCCCAGGTGGAGCACCTGGGGGTCCGGCCCGGCGATACCCTGCTGCTCAACCGGCCCATCCGGCGCGGCTTCAGCCCGAATACCTTTTACGGCGCCTACCTGGACAACGGCCTGGGCAGCTTCGTCACGGCCGAGGCCGCCCGGCTGCTGGTGGAGGCCGGCGCCCCGGCGAGCATCCGTGTGTTGTTCGCCATTGCCGGGTATGAGGAGATCGGCTGCTTCGGCAGCCGGGTGCTGGCGGCCCACTACCGGCCGGATGCCCTGATCGCGGTGGACGTGGAGCATGATTATCGGGCCGCCCCGCAGGTGAGTGACCGGCGGCTGCCGCCCTTGGAGATGGGCAAGGGCTTTAGCCTGTCGGTGGGCTCCATCGTCAGTGAGCAGTTGAACCAAGTGATCGAGGAGGGGGCTCGGAGCCGTGGGATCCCCAGCCAGCGTGACGTGGTGGGTCCGGATACCGGCACGGACGGCATGGCCGGGGTGCTGGCCAATGTTGACTGCGCCGCTGCCTCAGTGGGCATCCCCATCCGCAACATGCACACCATCTCCGAGACCGGCCACACCTCGGATGTGCTCGCGGCCCTGCACGGTGTGGTGGAGGCGGCCCTGGCGCTGGACGCCGCCGGCACGGACCCGGAGGCGCTGCGTCGGCGCTTTCGCGAACACCATCCGCGGCTGGACCAGGCCGCCCCCCTGCGCCACCCGGGCCCCGCCTGA
- a CDS encoding isocitrate lyase, whose translation MSQYRNDIEEVAGLRQAHEGTWDAINPEYVARMRAQNRFKTGLDIAKYTAKIMRQDMAEYDADPAQYTQSLGCWHGFVGQQKMIAIKRHFGTTNKRYLYLSGWMVAALRSEFGPLPDQSMHEKTAVPALIEELYTFLRQADAREMNHLFRELDAAREAGDEAKANEILDKIENFETHIVPIIADIDAGFGNEEATYLLAKKMIEAGACCIQIENQVADEKQCGHQDGKVTVPHADFLAKVRAVRYAFLELGVNDGVIVARTDSLGAGLTKQIAVTDEPGDLGDKYNSFLDGDYIDSAEDINNGDVVVKSEGKLLKPKRLASGLYEFRKGTGFDRVVLDCITSLKNGADLLWIETEKPHVGQIAEMVNAIREEVPNAKLVYNNSPSFNWTLNFRQQVFDAWKEEGKDVSQYDRDNLMSAEYDDSELAAEADRWVQEFQRKASAEAGIFHHLITLPTYHTAALSTDNLAKGYFGDLGMLAYVDGVQRQEIRQGVPTVKHQDMAGSNIGDDHKAYFSGEAALKAGGKGNTMNQF comes from the coding sequence ATGTCACAGTACAGGAACGACATCGAGGAAGTTGCCGGCCTGCGCCAGGCGCATGAAGGCACCTGGGACGCGATCAACCCCGAATACGTGGCCCGCATGCGCGCCCAGAACCGGTTCAAGACCGGTCTGGACATCGCCAAGTACACCGCCAAGATCATGCGCCAGGACATGGCCGAGTACGATGCCGATCCGGCCCAGTACACCCAGTCCTTGGGGTGCTGGCACGGCTTCGTCGGCCAGCAGAAGATGATCGCCATCAAGCGTCACTTCGGCACCACCAACAAGCGCTACCTCTACCTCTCCGGCTGGATGGTTGCGGCGCTGCGCTCCGAGTTCGGCCCGCTGCCGGACCAGTCCATGCACGAGAAGACCGCCGTGCCGGCGCTGATCGAGGAACTCTACACCTTCCTCCGCCAGGCCGACGCCCGTGAGATGAACCACCTCTTCCGTGAGCTGGATGCGGCCCGCGAGGCCGGCGATGAGGCCAAGGCCAACGAGATTCTCGACAAGATCGAGAACTTCGAGACCCACATCGTGCCGATCATCGCCGACATCGACGCCGGCTTCGGTAACGAAGAGGCCACCTACCTGCTGGCCAAGAAGATGATCGAGGCGGGTGCCTGCTGCATCCAGATCGAGAACCAGGTCGCCGACGAGAAGCAGTGCGGCCACCAGGACGGCAAGGTCACCGTGCCCCACGCCGACTTCCTGGCCAAGGTCCGCGCCGTGCGCTATGCGTTCCTGGAGCTGGGCGTGAACGACGGCGTGATCGTTGCCCGCACCGACTCCCTCGGCGCCGGCCTGACCAAGCAGATCGCCGTCACCGATGAGCCGGGCGACCTGGGCGACAAGTACAACAGCTTCCTGGACGGCGATTACATCGACAGCGCCGAGGACATCAACAATGGCGATGTGGTGGTCAAGTCCGAAGGCAAGCTGCTCAAGCCCAAGCGCCTCGCCAGCGGCCTCTACGAGTTCCGCAAGGGCACCGGCTTTGACCGCGTGGTGCTGGACTGCATCACCAGCCTGAAGAACGGCGCCGACCTGCTGTGGATCGAGACCGAGAAGCCCCACGTCGGCCAGATCGCCGAGATGGTCAACGCCATCCGCGAGGAAGTGCCGAACGCCAAGCTGGTCTACAACAACAGCCCGTCCTTCAACTGGACGCTGAACTTCCGCCAGCAGGTGTTCGATGCCTGGAAGGAAGAGGGCAAGGACGTCTCCCAGTACGACCGCGACAACCTGATGAGCGCCGAGTACGACGACAGCGAGCTGGCGGCGGAAGCCGACCGCTGGGTGCAGGAGTTCCAGCGCAAGGCCTCCGCAGAGGCGGGTATCTTCCACCACCTGATCACCCTGCCGACCTACCACACGGCCGCCCTGTCCACCGACAACCTGGCCAAGGGCTACTTCGGTGACCTGGGCATGCTGGCCTACGTGGATGGCGTGCAGCGTCAGGAGATCCGCCAGGGCGTGCCCACCGTGAAGCACCAGGACATGGCCGGCTCCAACATCGGGGACGACCACAAGGCCTACTTCTCCGGTGAGGCCGCGCTCAAGGCCGGCGGGAAGGGCAACACCATGAACCAGTTCTAA